In the genome of Raphanus sativus cultivar WK10039 chromosome 9, ASM80110v3, whole genome shotgun sequence, the window CGTCTGGTTAATGCAATGATGCTGAATCTGAATCCAATGTAACCAAAGTAAACCGGAAGAACAAACTCATGGATCGGGTAACTAAGCCGGTTTATCAACGTTCTATGAGTTTTTCCTTGCCTTGGAAAGTTAATGCCTATGATGAAAACCGAAACCGATGAGTTAACATCGTATGATTCAATTGTTATGCCTATGATgagaaggaagatgaagaagaccaAAGTTTCAGCTTTTGATAGGTATTTTTCTTTAGGGTTTCTCTTTGGGAGCCATGAAGCTAGAAACCTATTGAGCAAGATTAGGGCTCCTGTCATGAAAATAAATAGGAAGAAATCACCAATCAAGGAACCACCAGATACGACCGCTATGATTATAGTATAGACCACCACGTTGGTTAATTCATTGAGCAATGCACAGGAGATAGTCAACCGTCCGATCTCAGATGTGTCGAGTTTCCAATCAGCTATTGAACGGAGGACGACAGGAGACGCCGTGTTGGACAAGGTAATGAACAGAACCAAGAAGAAAGTGAAGTAGTCCTCTTTGATGTGTAATAAAGGTTTGAGGAGATAGAAGAATGCGAGGCTGAGGAGACCGCAAGACACCATAGAGCTAATGGTTATCACGGTGACTTTCTTGAAATTTCTTCTCATGAAATGTAGATCGAACTCAAGACCTATCAAGAACATGAAAGATGTTCGCAAAGCGAATGAGAAGAATGAGTAGTAATCTGCTGCATCTTTCTGGAGGAAGAATTCTTTAACTTTAGGGATTCTTGAGAGCAGAGCAGGGCTCAACACGATCCCAGCctgtaaaaaaaatacaatcacattattttttaaaaaagcccCAAAAATAAGGTGTTGCGTGTAACACAAGGAAATGTATTTTTTCCTACAAGAATCTGTGCAACGGGACCAGCTTGACCACATGGTTTGAGCAGGAGAAAGAACAACTGAGAGAAGACGAGAATGCAAGCCATTTGAATAAACATAGTGTTA includes:
- the LOC130499773 gene encoding cation/H(+) antiporter 2-like, encoding MDPKLLFCLPQGDALFNPLNTMFIQMACILVFSQLFFLLLKPCGQAGPVAQILAGIVLSPALLSRIPKVKEFFLQKDAADYYSFFSFALRTSFMFLIGLEFDLHFMRRNFKKVTVITISSMVSCGLLSLAFFYLLKPLLHIKEDYFTFFLVLFITLSNTASPVVLRSIADWKLDTSEIGRLTISCALLNELTNVVVYTIIIAVVSGGSLIGDFFLFIFMTGALILLNRFLASWLPKRNPKEKYLSKAETLVFFIFLLIIGITIESYDVNSSVSVFIIGINFPRQGKTHRTLINRLSYPIHEFVLPVYFGYIGFRFSIIALTRRYYICLVIILILTLVGKFIGVISACMYLKIPKKYWLFLPTILSVKGHVGLLLLDANYDQKYT